One window from the genome of Salvia miltiorrhiza cultivar Shanhuang (shh) chromosome 7, IMPLAD_Smil_shh, whole genome shotgun sequence encodes:
- the LOC130994111 gene encoding uncharacterized protein LOC130994111 — MSFQAIVIRHSGQWKLTEYEGGDEVVVYMSKEDLCHAKLMQEVHDQLNEDGRSTYMLFYTSTTDEGRKIKVALKTDSDLNRLISEHKKYPVVYVIEKGKQSAAPVPQTQERVYYEGHRSTMFPIETDIGRSIPTHDDSRDDSSSQEEEDESESSDEEKEAIRRREILDSVSTEQEAWRQTGPQNFTSDDQPDVEPRVGVQQLEARDWGIPVLDFDDAPALGWEDSNVLESGILSVGALFRSNDDLAIAVGLYHMENHVEYAVHRSNTTRLWFVCKHGNGCPFMLRAVQSASIWRVIKVVMDHTCHTDLNRTAPRQIPARVVGRYFARKLVGEGVVLKPKEMMSEMQRLFGIEINYSFALRARNIAIEMTYGDFGNSYQMLPSYLYMLRMSNPGTLYDLEMKDDGKFHHMFVALGQSVTAFEKCRNIKLN; from the coding sequence ATGTCGTTTCAAGCAATCGTTATACGGCACAGTGGTCAGTGGAAATTAACCGAGTATGAAGGAGGCGATGAGGTTGTCGTGTACATGTCTAAGGAAGACCTTTGTCATGCGAAGTTGATGCAAGAGGTGCACGATCAATTAAACGAGGATGGTCGATCCACTTATATGCTTTTCTACACATCGACCACGGACGAAGGGCGAAAAATAAAAGTGGCTTTGAAGACTGATTCGGATTTGAACCGGCTGATTTCCGAGCATAAGAAATATCCCGTTGTTTACGTGATCGAGAAGGGCAAACAATCTGCGGCTCCGGTTCCTCAGACTCAAGAGCGGGTATATTATGAGGGACATCGGTCTACTATGTTTCCTATTGAGACGGACATTGGAAGAAGTATCCCTACACACGATGATAGTAGGGACGATTCATCGTCgcaggaggaggaagacgagTCCGAGTCTTCGGATGAGGAAAAAGAGGCGATACGACGCAGAGAGATATTGGATTCAGTGTCGACTGAACAGGAAGCGTGGAGACAGACAGGGCCTCAGAATTTCACATCGGATGATCAGCCCGATGTCGAGCCTCGTGTTGGAGTTCAGCAGCTTGAGGCACGTGACTGGGGGATTCCAGTCCTCGATTTTGACGATGCGCCGGCATTAGGTTGGGAGGATTCTAACGTATTGGAGAGCGGGATATTATCAGTGGGGGCTCTATTCCGGTCGAATGATGATTTGGCAATCGCTGTTGGCCTGTACCATATGGAGAATCACGTGGAGTACGCCGTGCATCGTTCCAATACGACCCGTTTGTGGTTTGTTTGCAAGCATGGCAACGGTTGTCCGTTCATGCTGCGAGCCGTTCAGAGTGCATCGATCTGGAGAGTGATCAAGGTGGTGATGGATCATACCTGCCACACGGATTTGAATCGCACTGCCCCGAGACAGATTCCGGCGAGGGTTGTTGGAAGATATTTTGCACGGAAATTGGTAGGCGAGGGTGTCGTTTTGAAGCCGAAGGAGATGATGTCAGAGATGCAGCGCTTATTCGGTATTGAGATCAATTACAGCTTCGCTCTCCGTGCAAGAAACATCGCGATTGAGATGACGTATGGTGATTTTGGGAACTCGTATCAGATGCTCCCATCGTATTTGTATATGCTGAGAATGAGTAATCCCGGCACATTATACGACCTTGAGATGAAGGATGATGGCAAGTTCCATCATATGTTTGTTGCACTTGGACAGAGCGTGACTGCCTTTGAGAAgtgtaggaatattaaattgaattaa